From a single Mangifera indica cultivar Alphonso chromosome 19, CATAS_Mindica_2.1, whole genome shotgun sequence genomic region:
- the LOC123203223 gene encoding uncharacterized protein LOC123203223: MMLAQLPLSTRNCSINLKLSSLNSPSFAKPNSKFILGTGTRRNTWNSRALNLTLAKAEGSVDSNAAKQPTSASPPFNNQETVFVTQENVPLEGVIQFDKPDFSSRINKWGRVALLAGGDVLALFLFSAIGRFSHGFSVFDIETLRTADPFIAGWFLSAYFLGGYSEDGRGMNGVSKAVLAAAKSWAFGIPLGLIIRAVLAGHIPTYTFILVTMGSTAALLVGWRALLFSFLPNDNCKNNDVYRRGNPFELFELLTSLVRRW; the protein is encoded by the exons ATGATGCTAGCCCAACTTCCTCTATCTACTCGAAATTGCTCTATCAATCTTAAACTATCAAGCCTCAATTCACCTTCGTTCGCCAAACCAAACTCCAAATTCATCCTTGGAACTGGAACTAGAAGAAACACTTGGAATTCTAGAGCTCTCAATCTCACCCTTGCAAAAGCCGAGGGAAGTGTTGACTCTAATGCCGCCAAACAACCCACTTCAGCTTCTCCTCCTTTTAACAATCAGGAAACAGTTTTTGTCACACAAGAGAATGTTCCCCTAGAAGGCGTTATCCAGTTCGATAAACCCGATTTCTCTTCCCGCATAAACAAATGGGG TCGCGTGGCTTTGCTTGCTGGTGGAGATGTGTTGGCTTTGTTTCTCTTTTCTGCAATTGGAAGATTTAGTCATGGGTTCTCAGTTTTTGACATCGAAACACTGCGTACAGCTGACCCTTTTATTGCCG GCTGGTTCTTGAGTGCCTACTTTCTTGGGGGTTATTCCGAGGACGGTCGAGGAATGAATGGTGTGTCTAAGGCTGTTTTGGCTGCTGCTAAGTCCTGGGCTTTTGGGATTCCA CTAGGATTAATTATAAGGGCAGTACTGGCAGGCCATATTCCAACATATACCTTCATCTTAGTGACAATGGGTAGTACTGCTGCTCTACTTGTTGGATGGAGAGCACTGTTGTTCAGCTTTCTTCCCAATGATAACTGCAAGAACAATGATGTTTACCGTCGTGGCAACCCATTTGAATTATTTGAG TTGCTGACATCGTTGGTACGAAGGTGGTAA
- the LOC123202751 gene encoding AP2-like ethylene-responsive transcription factor ANT encodes MKSLNDDNNGNTNNNWLGFSLSPHMKMEVNTEPYHQFHHQTHPPPTPVSNAVPTSFYLSSSNLNPTGICYGEGENSAFHSPLCVMPIKSDGSLCIMEALSRSQAEGIVPSSSPKLEDFLGGATMESHQYGSHERETMALSLDSIYYHQSAASETNRQHSFDLLQEQLRQQDQHFPVQNHSYYLGMPCHGIYQAPLEDETKNSPLADCESQIPQVGDDALKTWVSKHYTNSALEQQMSSAMVDEGASGSVGAIGCGDLQALSLSMSPGSQSSCVTAARQISPTAIDCVAMETKKRGNGKVGLKQPVHRKSIDTFGQRTSQYRGVTRHRWTGRYEAHLWDNSCKKEGQTRKGRQVYLGGYDMEEKAARAYDLAALKYWGPSTHINFPLENYREELEEMKNMSRQEYVAHLRRKSSGFSRGASMYRGVTRHHQHGRWQARIGRVAGNKDLYLGTFSTQEEAAEAYDIAAIKFRGVNAVTNFDITRYDVERIMASNTLLAGEFARRNKEMESSNEAIEFNPSTHNNGEHVQPRNDNGNESDWKMALYQTPLQEPNTGIGSLEDKSMDNGNYRSNASISVALHQDLIGIDSVNSSQAMVDESVKLGGNHFSNTSSLVTSLSSSREGSPPDKGGPTMLFARPPLASRFISPTTGVNAWFPSAAAQLRPAAISMAHLPVFAAWNDT; translated from the exons ATGAAGTCTTTGAATGATGATAACAACGGCAACACTAATAATAACTGGTTGGGCTTCTCTCTCTCACCCCACATGAAAATGGAGGTTAATACTGAACCTTATCATCAGTTCCATCATCAAACTCACCCTCCTCCTACGCCTGTTTCTAATGCTGTTCCTACAAGCTTTTATTTATCTTCCTCAAACCTTAACCCCACTGGCATATGTTATGGTGAAGGAGAAAATAGTGCTTTTCATTCTCCCTTGTGTGTTATGCCTATCAAGTCGGATGGCTCACTTTGTATCATGGAGGCTCTCAGTAGATCACAAGCAGAAG GTATTGTGCCAAGCTCATCACCGAAACTTGAGGACTTCTTAGGTGGTGCGACGATGGAAAGTCATCAGTATGGAAGCCATGAAAGAGAAACAATGGCTCTCAGCTTAGATAGCATCTACTACCACCAGAGTGCAGCCTCAGAAACCAACCGCCAACATTCTTTTGACCTTCTTCAAGAACAATTAAGGCAACAAGACCAACACTTTCCAGTTCAAAACCACTCGTATTACTTGGGAATGCCGTGCCATGGAATATATCAGGCCCCATTGGAGGACGAAACCAAGAATTCCCCCCTCGCTGACTGTGAATCCCAGATTCCTCAAGTGGGGGATGATGCATTAAAAACTTGGGTATCCAAGCACTACACTAATAGTGCACTGGAGCAGCAGATGAGTAGTGCCATGGTTGATGAGGGAGCTTCTGGGTCTGTTGGTGCAATTGGTTGTGGAGACTTACAAGCTCTCAGCTTGTCTATGAGTCCTGGTTCTCAGTCTAGTTGTGTGACAGCTGCAAGGCAGATCTCCCCTACTGCTATTGACTGTGTGGCCATGGAAACAAAGAAACGAGGAAATGGAAAAGTGGGTCTAAAGCAGCCTGTTCATAGGAAGTCCATTGACACATTTGGGCAAAGAACATCTCAGTATAGAGGCGTGACAAG ACACAGATGGACAGGTAGATATGAAGCTCATTTGTGGGATAACAGCTGCAAGAAAGAAGGGCAAACCCGGAAAGGGAGGCAAG TTTATCTGG GAGGTTATGATATGGAAGAGAAAGCTGCCAGGGCTTATGATCTTGCAGCGCTCAAGTACTGGGGACCTTCAACTCATATAAATTTTCCG TTAGAGAACTACAGAGAAGAACTGGAAGAGATGAAGAACATGAGCCGTCAAGAATATGTTGCACATCTAAGAAG GAAAAGCAGTGGCTTTTCAAGAGGGGCTTCAATGTATAGAGGAGTAACAAG GCATCATCAGCATGGAAGATGGCAAGCTCGCATTGGTAGGGTTGCAGGAAACAAAGACCTTTATCTTGGGACATTTA GCACTCAAGAAGAAGCAGCTGAAGCTTATGACATTGCAGCAATCAAATTCCGTGGGGTAAATGCTGTGACCAACTTTGACATAACAAGGTATGATGTTGAAAGAATCATGGCCAGCAATACTCTACTTGCCGGAGAATTTGCAAGGCGAAACAAGGAGATGGAATCAAGCAATGAAGCCATTGAATTCAACCCATCAACACACAACAATGGGGAACATGTTCAACCTCGAAATGACAATGGAAATGAATCAGATTGGAAAATGGCCTTGTATCAGACCCCACTGCAAGAACCAAATACTGGCATTGGGTCACTTGAAGATAAATCCATGGATAATGGAAACTATCGTAGTAATGCCTCCATCTCAGTAGCCCTTCATCAAGATTTGATAGGCATTGATTCAGTGAACTCTAGTCAGGCAATGGTGGATGAATCAGTTAAGCTAGGAGggaatcatttttcaaatacatCCTCATTGGTGACTAGTTTAAGCAGCTCAAGAGAAGGTAGCCCCCCTGATAAAGGTGGTCCAACGATGCTTTTCGCTAGGCCACCATTAGCATCAAGGTTCATCAGTCCAACAACAGGTGTGAACGCATGGTTTCCATCAGCAGCAGCCCAATTAAGGCCTGCTGCAATCTCCATGGCTCACTTGCCTGTGTTTGCTGCCTGGAATGATACATGA